A DNA window from Arachis duranensis cultivar V14167 chromosome 3, aradu.V14167.gnm2.J7QH, whole genome shotgun sequence contains the following coding sequences:
- the LOC107477310 gene encoding auxin-responsive protein SAUR68-like, with protein MVVVISAKRLIQMARKWQKIATSKRKTISYQRRNQDDCYYYSSAAATTTTTNKGHFVVYSLDDKRFVVPLKYLSTNVFRELLKLSEEEFGLPSNGPIRLPFDGVFLDYVMSLLFLQQRNVPQDVEKALITSMAACHSQASSSHHDYCYYDLRQSHEQTIIYGF; from the coding sequence GAAGTGGCAGAAAATCGCAACATCTAAGCGCAAGACAATTTCATACCAAAGAAGAAACCAAGatgattgttattattattcatcGGCGGCGGCGACGACGACCACGACAAACAAGGGTCACTTTGTAGTTTATAGTTTGGATGATAAGAGATTTGTGGTTCCATTGAAGTACCTTAGCACGAATGTGTTTAGGGAACTTCTTAAGTTGTCGGAGGAAGAGTTTGGGTTACCTTCGAACGGTCCAATTAGGTTACCATTTGATGGGGTTTTCTTGGACTATGTCATGTCTTTGTTGTTTCTTCAACAACGTAATGTTCCTCAAGATGTTGAGAAGGCATTGATTACTTCAATGGCTGCTTGTCACAGCCaagcttcttcttctcatcatgattattgttattatgATCTTAGGCAAAGCCATGAACAAACTATTATCTATGgcttttaa